The Indicator indicator isolate 239-I01 chromosome 32, UM_Iind_1.1, whole genome shotgun sequence genome contains a region encoding:
- the KLHDC7A gene encoding kelch domain-containing protein 7A has product MPQQVTLPWHSDMQLASKLVLSAAALLLLTLAYRFYKSRSLAGGQIPPGEVGEERESASRDGDGVVGLRRRRGCGEELGSKSGGEAESKLRSKPGSKLGSELASKRGNKLGSELASKPGSKPGTELGSKEGSELGSEPGSKLGSELAREQGSELGSELGKEPGINLKSYLRSELGSKPGSELGKESRSKLGSELASKTGSKPGSEPGKKLGREPGNEPGSQPGRQPSSHDSGGTAKSPSILRQEASFSPSSKLPPGTGDAQIGGDRHTQSTEQDLAMGGVSQEAEGCRELIQTLSITSGLGLTMTASNAESDASYSFSSVAKIQVEENYITERRVKAGAGQPVPGLRGKVYDYYVQSISQSVSKKRSSPYIPPGTSQCRSSERESHPPPATQEPDPTPAAQEPDPASPLEDFTISSIAPPPTGSLETSSEPPSPGRKVSILQIADSPHLQLPMEGFGVTTAASSTPPASPQAGPVRDADFFRPSPAARLDLGNCYEVLCAAKAQKLGALQEAAYQLMSDNYLQVLKTPSIYGRLNAGERELILRLRMKGKRCVAVADVSPQEPGPRASRLCYYDEAGDSWHHLCHLPPEVVSRGCAVCSMFNYLFVVAGCEGTGRAQRPSNRVFCYDPLTDLWREICPLNQARPRCKLVALDGHLYAIGGECLCTVERYDPRRDRWSFAAPLPRDTFAVAHAAAACHGEIYVTGGTLRSLLLRYAARTDSWSLGPASGGKERTVEMVSTDGFLYRFDLQPGTGIGVYRCSAKAKLWYQCATYPLSNLAGFQCAALGGLVHCVGRHFHLRFLADHVSPRFGAKELQPFPAPCGSLLPAVLVLPEGGRAQTEV; this is encoded by the exons ATGCCCCAGCAGgtaaccctgccctggcactccGACATGCAGCTGGCCAGCAAGTTggtcctctctgctgctgctctgctcctcctgaccCTGGCATACAGGTTCTATAAGTCCCGCTCGCTTGCTGGGGGCCAAATCCCACCTGGGGAggtgggagaggaaagggaaagcgCTTCCCgggatggggatggggtggTCGGTCTGCGGCGGAGGAGGGGGTGTGGTgaggag CTAGGAAGCAAGTCTGGAGGTGAGGCAGAAAGTAAGTTGAGAAGTAAGCCGGGAAGCAAGCTGGGAAGTGAGCTGGCAAGCAAGAGAGGAAACAAGCTGGGAAGTGAGCTGGCAAGCAAGCCAGGAAGTAAGCCAGGAACTGAACTgggaagcaaggaaggaagtGAGCTGGGAAGCGAGCCAGGAAGCAAGTTGGGAAGTGAGCTGGCAAGGGAACAAGGAAGTGAACTAGGAAGTGAGTTGGGAAAGGAGCCAGGAATTAACCTGAAAAGTTATCTGAGGAGTGAGCTAGGAAGCAAGCCAGGAAGTGAGCTGGGAAAAGAGTCAAGAAGCAAGTTGGGAAGTGAGCTGGCAAGCAAGACAGGAAGCAAGCCAGGAAGTGAGCCAGGAAAAAAGCTAGGAAGAGAGCCAGGAAATGAGCCAGGAAGCCAGCCAGGAAGGCAGCCAAGCTCTCATGACTCTGGGGGCACAGCCAAAAGCCCAAGCATCTTGAGGCAGGAGGCCTCATTTTCCCCAAGTTCCAAGCTTCCCCCTGGGACTGGTGATGCCCAGATCGGGGGTGACAGACACACCCAAAGCACGGAGCAGGATTTGGCCATGGGAGGTGTGAGCCAGGAAGCTGAGGGGTGCAGGGAGCTGATccagaccctcagcatcacctcaGGCTTGGGGCTGACGATGACGGCGAGCAACGCAGAGTCAGATGCCTCCTACTCTTTCTCCTCGGTGGCAAAGATCCAGGTGGAGGAGAACTACATCACAGAGCGGAGGgtgaaggctggagctgggcagccagTCCCTGGCCTCAGAGGCAAAGTCTATGACTACTATGTCCAGTCCATCTCTCAGTCAGTGTCGAAGAAGAGGTCTTCCCCCTACATCCCTCCAGGAACATCCCAGTGCCGCAGCTCAGAGCGG GAATCACACCCACCTCCTGCCACCCAGGAACCAGACCCAactcctgctgcccaggaacCAGATCCAGCTTCACCACTAGAGGATTTCACCATCTCTTCCATAGCTCCACCACCCACGGGGAGCTTGGAAACCTCCTCTGAACCACCATCTCCAGGCCGCAAGGTCAGCATCCTCCAGATTGCCGACAGCCCCCACCTCCAGCTGCCCATGGAGGGTTTTGGAGTCACGacagcagccagctccacaCCTCCTGCAAGCCCCCAGGCAGGGCCGGTGCGCGACGCTGACTTCTTCCGGCCGTCGCCAGCCGCTCGTTTGGACTTGGGGAACTGCTACGAGGTCCTCTGTGCAGCCAAGGCGCAGAAGCTCGGCGCCCTGCAGGAGGCTGCCTACCAGCTGATGAGCGACAACTACCTGCAGGTGCTGAAGACGCCTTCCATCTACGGCCGCCTCAACGCCGGCGAGCGGGAGCTGATCCTGCGCCTCAGGATGAAGGGCAAGAGGTGCGTGGCCGTGGCGGACGTCAGCCCGCAGGAGCCCGGCCCCCGAGCCAGCCGCCTCTGCTACTACGACgaggcaggggacagctggCACCACCTCTGCCACCTGCCCCCCGAGGTGGTCTCCCGGGGGTGCGCCGTCTGCAGCATGTTCAACTACCTCTTCGTGGTGGCCGGCTGCGAGGGCACGGGCCGGGCGCAGAGGCCTTCCAACCGCGTCTTCTGCTACGACCCTTTGACCGACCTCTGGAGGGAGATCTGCCCCTTGAATCAAGCCCGGCCCCGCTGCAAGCTGGTGGCGCTGGACGGCCACCTCTACGCCATCGGGGGGGAGTGCCTCTGCACGGTGGAGCGCTACGACCCCCGGCGGGACCGCTGGAGCTTCGCCGCCCCCCTGCCCCGCGACACCTTCGCCGTGGCCCACGCGGCCGCCGCCTGCCACGGGGAGATCTACGTCACGGGGGGCACCCTGCGCTCCCTGCTGCTGCGCTACGCCGCCCGTACGGACAGCTGGAGCCTGGGCCCGGCCAGCGGGGGCAAGGAGAGGACGGTCGAGATGGTGAGCACCGACGGCTTCCTCTACCGCTTCGACCTCCAGCCCGGCACGGGCATCGGCGTCTACCGCTGCAGCGCCAAGGCCAAGCTGTGGTACCAGTGTGCCACCTAccccctgtccaacctggccggCTTCCAGTGCGCCGCGCTGGGCGGCTTGGTCCACTGCGTGGGTCGCCACTTCCATCTGCGCTTCCTGGCTGACCACGTCTCGCCGCGCTTCGGGgccaaggagctgcagcccttccCGGCGCCCTGCGGCAGCCTCCTCCCGGCCGTCCTGGTGTTGccggagggagggagggcacAGACAGAGGTTTGA